Proteins encoded together in one Corallococcus soli window:
- a CDS encoding pyridoxal phosphate-dependent aminotransferase: protein MSDSVPLHAFRTVPRTGVIFVTAEATRRGYRPGDPDWCNLGQGQPETGDLPGAPPRVGQVTVDMADQEYAPVAGLWEVREAIASLYNRLYRKGMPGQYSAENVCLSGGGRAALTRAAASLGSVNLGHFLPDYTAYEELLDVFKAFTAIPILLEGERGYAFTHDDLRREIQGRGLSALLFSNPCNPTGKLVQGDELARWVGVARELECSLLIDEFYSHYIWTGRPGVLPVESAARYVEDVNRDPVVLFDGLTKNWRYPGWRMTWTVGPKQVIDTVSSAGSFLDGGGSRPLQRAAIPLLQEDTVVAETRAIHATFREKRDKFHSRLERLGIRTDRAPDGTFYVWGNLSGLPAPLNDGMAFFRAALEQKIITVPGEFFDVNPGKRRARASRFRSYVRLSFGPSWETLDKALQRLEALVLQHTPAT from the coding sequence GTGAGCGACAGCGTCCCCCTGCATGCGTTCCGCACCGTGCCCCGCACGGGCGTCATCTTCGTCACCGCCGAGGCCACCCGCCGCGGCTACCGTCCCGGCGACCCGGACTGGTGCAACCTGGGCCAGGGGCAGCCGGAGACGGGCGACCTGCCCGGGGCCCCGCCCCGCGTGGGCCAGGTGACGGTGGACATGGCGGACCAGGAGTACGCCCCCGTCGCGGGCCTGTGGGAGGTGCGGGAGGCCATCGCCAGCCTCTACAACCGCCTCTACCGCAAGGGGATGCCTGGCCAGTACAGCGCGGAGAACGTGTGCCTGTCCGGCGGAGGCCGCGCGGCCCTCACCCGCGCCGCGGCCAGCCTGGGCAGCGTGAACCTGGGCCACTTCCTGCCCGACTACACCGCGTATGAGGAGCTGCTGGACGTCTTCAAGGCGTTCACCGCCATCCCCATCCTGCTGGAGGGTGAGCGCGGCTACGCCTTCACCCACGACGACCTGCGCCGCGAAATCCAGGGGCGCGGCCTGTCCGCCCTGCTCTTCTCCAACCCGTGCAACCCCACCGGCAAGCTGGTGCAGGGCGACGAGCTGGCGCGGTGGGTGGGCGTCGCGCGCGAGCTGGAGTGCTCGCTGCTCATCGACGAGTTCTATTCGCACTACATCTGGACGGGCCGTCCGGGCGTGCTGCCGGTGGAGAGCGCCGCGCGGTACGTGGAGGACGTGAACCGCGACCCGGTGGTGCTCTTCGACGGGCTCACCAAGAACTGGCGCTACCCGGGCTGGCGCATGACGTGGACGGTGGGGCCCAAGCAGGTCATCGACACGGTGTCGAGCGCGGGCAGCTTCCTGGACGGCGGCGGCAGCCGGCCCCTGCAGCGCGCGGCGATTCCGCTGCTCCAGGAGGACACGGTGGTGGCGGAGACGCGCGCCATCCACGCCACCTTCCGGGAGAAGCGCGACAAGTTCCACTCCCGGCTGGAGCGGCTGGGCATCCGCACGGACCGGGCGCCGGACGGGACGTTCTACGTCTGGGGCAACCTGTCCGGGCTGCCCGCGCCGCTCAACGACGGCATGGCCTTCTTCCGCGCCGCGCTGGAGCAGAAGATCATCACCGTGCCCGGCGAGTTCTTCGACGTGAACCCGGGCAAGCGCCGCGCCCGGGCCTCGCGCTTCCGCAGCTACGTGCGCCTGTCCTTCGGCCCCTCATGGGAGACGCTGGACAAGGCGCTGCAGCGGCTGGAAGCGCTGGTGCTCCAGCACACGCCCGCGACCTGA
- a CDS encoding peroxiredoxin, translated as MLTVGDKLPNFKLKGTVSLEKNKEFQDITNETYKGKWTVLFAWPKDFTFICPTEIAEFGKHNKDFNDRDAVVLGLSTDSEFVHHAWRTHHPDLKNLPFPMLADIKRELSGALGILHKEEGVALRATFIADPEGIIRHVSVNDLSVGRNVKETVRTLDALQTDELCPCNWQKGEETLTTKLQKAG; from the coding sequence ATGCTGACCGTCGGCGACAAGCTTCCGAACTTCAAGCTGAAGGGCACCGTGAGCCTGGAGAAGAACAAGGAGTTCCAGGACATCACGAACGAGACCTACAAGGGCAAGTGGACCGTCCTGTTCGCGTGGCCGAAGGACTTCACGTTCATCTGCCCCACGGAGATCGCGGAGTTCGGCAAGCACAACAAGGACTTCAACGACCGCGACGCGGTCGTCCTGGGCCTGTCCACCGACAGCGAGTTCGTGCACCACGCGTGGCGCACGCACCACCCGGACCTGAAGAACCTGCCCTTCCCCATGCTGGCGGACATCAAGCGTGAGCTGTCCGGCGCGCTGGGCATCCTCCACAAGGAAGAGGGCGTGGCCCTGCGCGCCACGTTCATCGCGGACCCCGAGGGCATCATCCGCCACGTGTCCGTGAACGACCTGTCCGTGGGCCGCAACGTCAAGGAGACCGTCCGCACGCTGGACGCGCTCCAGACGGACGAGCTGTGCCCGTGCAACTGGCAGAAGGGTGAGGAGACGCTCACCACGAAGCTGCAGAAGGCGGGGTAA
- a CDS encoding carboxymuconolactone decarboxylase family protein: MASLEVVRSELADAHKDTRLNLSAVLESTTLTPEQRWGTAVACAFAVRNDRLKEAMLNEAKQALGEKSGPVIEDARAAASLMAMNNVYYRFRHMIGKESYATKRAGLRMNRLAQVLTNKVDFELVCLAVSAINGCEMCIQSHEKVVLDGGLSEEHVHDAVRIASVIHAAAVGLES, encoded by the coding sequence ATGGCCTCGCTCGAAGTCGTCCGCAGCGAACTCGCGGACGCCCACAAGGACACCCGCCTCAACCTCTCCGCCGTCCTGGAGAGCACGACCCTCACCCCGGAGCAGCGTTGGGGTACGGCCGTGGCATGCGCCTTCGCCGTCCGGAACGACCGGCTGAAGGAGGCGATGCTGAACGAGGCGAAGCAGGCGCTGGGTGAGAAGTCCGGGCCGGTCATCGAGGACGCGCGTGCGGCGGCCTCGCTGATGGCGATGAACAACGTCTACTACCGCTTCCGCCACATGATCGGGAAGGAGTCGTACGCGACCAAGCGGGCGGGACTGCGGATGAACCGGCTGGCGCAGGTGCTGACGAACAAGGTGGACTTCGAGCTGGTCTGCCTCGCGGTCAGCGCCATCAACGGCTGCGAGATGTGCATCCAGTCCCACGAGAAGGTCGTGCTGGATGGCGGCCTCTCCGAGGAGCACGTGCACGACGCGGTTCGCATCGCCAGCGTCATCCACGCGGCGGCGGTGGGCCTGGAGTCGTAG
- a CDS encoding sigma 54-interacting transcriptional regulator, translating into MPDELMGRHPEVTQDARELVELATTEEGVGELLRRGLDWLTRVVPFDLATLFLLKEGKLEAVAARGPLANQAVRKHSLQLSDFPSLRHALETRRARAFTEEDHAHGDGDPFDGVLDLPAGHSCMVVPLCAGERCYGVLTLDRAECVAYAQPVVDLVEVYGQMLATALQGAEQRVAVERLHRQDHEHAKLLESQLGGDSEGILESSLSPVMRDLSRRARQVAETDTPVLITGETGTGKERLARAIHRWSARRDHPFVSLNCAAIPAGLLESELFGHVKGAFTGANRDRAGRFQMANGGTLLLDEIGELPVELQAKLLRALQEKSFEPVGSDKTVKADVRILAATHVDLHQAIAQKRFREDLFYRLSVFPLRLPPLRERREDLPQLTVFLLEEQARRIGRRGMRVTASGLSRLAAYDWPGNLRELANALERATILTQGQELSANAFDLPVGGGPMGARMASVEAPAALPAGAPVLTLAAVQREHILRVLTLTRGRVYGEGGAAALLGLKPSTLQSRMKKLGIARLEGFTAEEA; encoded by the coding sequence ATGCCGGATGAACTGATGGGGCGCCACCCGGAAGTGACGCAGGATGCTCGGGAGCTGGTCGAGCTGGCAACCACCGAAGAGGGGGTGGGGGAGCTGCTCCGTCGAGGACTGGACTGGCTGACGCGGGTGGTGCCCTTCGACCTGGCCACGCTCTTCCTCCTGAAGGAGGGGAAGCTGGAGGCCGTCGCTGCGCGCGGGCCGCTGGCCAACCAGGCGGTGCGCAAGCACTCGCTCCAGCTGTCGGACTTCCCGTCGCTGCGGCACGCGCTGGAGACGCGCCGCGCACGGGCGTTCACGGAGGAGGACCACGCGCATGGGGACGGCGACCCGTTCGACGGGGTGCTGGACCTGCCGGCGGGGCACTCGTGCATGGTGGTGCCGCTGTGCGCGGGGGAGCGGTGCTACGGGGTGCTGACGTTGGATCGCGCGGAGTGCGTCGCGTACGCGCAGCCGGTGGTGGACCTGGTGGAGGTGTACGGCCAGATGCTGGCCACGGCGCTCCAGGGCGCCGAGCAGCGGGTGGCGGTGGAGCGGCTGCACCGGCAGGACCACGAGCACGCGAAGCTCCTGGAGTCGCAGCTGGGCGGGGACTCGGAGGGCATCCTGGAGTCGTCGCTGAGCCCGGTGATGCGGGACCTGTCGCGGCGGGCGCGGCAGGTGGCGGAGACGGACACGCCGGTCCTGATCACCGGTGAGACGGGCACGGGCAAGGAGCGGCTGGCGCGGGCCATCCACCGCTGGAGCGCGCGCCGGGACCATCCCTTCGTGTCGCTCAACTGCGCGGCCATTCCGGCGGGCCTGCTGGAGAGCGAGCTGTTCGGCCACGTGAAGGGCGCCTTCACCGGGGCGAACCGCGACCGGGCGGGCCGCTTCCAGATGGCGAACGGCGGCACGCTGCTGCTGGATGAGATTGGCGAGCTGCCGGTGGAGCTCCAGGCGAAGCTGCTGCGCGCGCTCCAGGAGAAGTCCTTCGAGCCGGTGGGCAGCGACAAGACGGTGAAGGCGGACGTGCGCATCCTGGCGGCCACGCACGTGGACCTGCACCAGGCGATCGCCCAGAAGCGCTTCCGCGAGGACCTCTTCTATCGCTTGAGCGTGTTCCCGCTGCGGCTGCCGCCCCTGCGCGAGCGGCGAGAGGATTTGCCGCAGCTCACGGTGTTCCTGCTGGAGGAGCAGGCGCGGCGCATTGGCCGCAGGGGCATGCGGGTGACGGCCTCCGGGCTGTCGCGGCTGGCGGCGTACGACTGGCCGGGCAACCTGCGCGAGCTGGCGAACGCGCTGGAGCGCGCCACCATCCTGACGCAGGGCCAGGAGCTGTCGGCGAACGCGTTCGACCTGCCGGTGGGTGGGGGGCCGATGGGAGCGCGGATGGCCTCCGTGGAGGCCCCGGCGGCGCTGCCCGCCGGAGCGCCGGTGCTGACGCTGGCGGCCGTGCAGCGCGAGCACATCCTGCGGGTGCTGACGCTGACCCGGGGCCGCGTCTACGGCGAGGGCGGCGCCGCGGCGCTGCTGGGGCTCAAGCCGTCCACGTTGCAGAGCCGGATGAAGAAGCTGGGCATCGCGCGGCTGGAGGGCTTCACGGCCGAGGAGGCGTGA